One genomic region from Oncorhynchus gorbuscha isolate QuinsamMale2020 ecotype Even-year linkage group LG13, OgorEven_v1.0, whole genome shotgun sequence encodes:
- the LOC123992795 gene encoding uncharacterized protein LOC123992795 — translation MEPTGSTLDMQMESVERSTVFLRQEHLTLLHGLHLEILSLQKRCSELTCELNVKPPGKSELDLAEEEEQLEARCLEVEDRRTEQQCILGELCKELTHKGALVGVLRANLKDKERRFLDELKRRSQRSTVLNTELQRQTEAAAYLSFQLHAARQKLQHQRLQQRQQALRENWENRDRHHGNPPGPQYSQAAEWDTAIFSPFSPQSPSGFSNASNTSSAIASPVVKPKRRGSRTMSGHQLRAERARECVPRERVTCPAEPTAMPDPALFLHPHRRHHRSRVRHSYSLAHRQNPLVGERGEEEGGGEGPMEPQDGAPPRLAATATASPAGCSNQG, via the exons ATGGAACCTACAGGCTCCACCTTGGACATGCAGATGGAGAGTGTTGAGAGGAGTACCGTGTTTCTCAGACAGGAACATCTCACCCTACTGCATGGCCTACACCTGGAGATCCTGTCCTTGCAGAAACGATGTAGCG AGTTGACATGTGAGCTGAATGTGAAGCCTCCAGGCAAGAGTGAACTGG AcctggcggaggaggaggagcagctgGAGGCCCGCTGTCTGGAGGTCGAAGATCGCCGGACCGAGCAGCAGTGCATACTGGGAGAGCTGTGTAAGGAGCTGACTCACAAGGGGGCGCTGGTTGGTGTGCTGCGGGCTAACCTCAAGGACAAGGAGCGCCGCTTCCTGGATGAGCTGAAGCGCCGCAGCCAGCGCTCCACGGTGCTCAACACAGAGCTGCAGAGGCAGACCGAGGCGGCAGCCTATCTCTCGTTCCAGCTGCACGCTGCCCGTCAGAAACTGCAACACCAGCGGCTGCAGCAGAGGCAGCAGGCCCTCAGGGAAAACTGGGAGAATAGGGATCGTCATCATGGGAATCCCCCTGGGCCCCAGTACAGCCAAGCAGCCGAGTGGGACACCGCCATcttttctcccttttctcctcagTCGCCCTCCGGTTTCTCCAATGCCTCCAACACCAGCTCTGCCATAGCCTCCCCTGTGGTCAAGCCTAAACGCAGGGGCAGCAGGACCATGTCAGGGCACCAGCTCCGGGCGGAGAGGGCCAGGGAGTGTGTCCCCAGGGAGAGGGTGACGTGCCCTGCAGAGCCCACCGCCATGCCTGACCCAGCGCTGTTCCTCCACCCTCACCGCAGGCACCACAGGTCCAGGGTCAGGCATTCCTACTCCCTGGCCCACAGACAGAATCCTCTggtgggggaaagaggggaggaggaggggggtggagaagggCCCATGGAGCCCCAGGACGGAGCTCCTCCCAGACTGGCAGCCACGGCCACAGCGTCACCTGCTGGCTGCTCAAACCAAGGCTGA